A stretch of Rhododendron vialii isolate Sample 1 chromosome 4a, ASM3025357v1 DNA encodes these proteins:
- the LOC131322261 gene encoding MDIS1-interacting receptor like kinase 2-like — protein sequence MELLQKLRCPVSVIIFAILFSSTDSAFGSVEEANALLKWKETLQSADSSVLTTWMLNQKNGSSSSASSPCNWFGVSCNAEGSVTRLNLTNSGVNGTLETFSFPSFPNLVYLDLSMNELSGPIPPQISSLPLVYLDLSINKFSGNIPPEIGLLTNLEILHFLENQLEGSIPREIGQLKSLSELALYTNYLSGPIPSSLGNLSNLVALYLYDNQLSGSIPKEIGNPSNLELVFLDNNRLTGPIPSTFGNLSRLTVLHLFHNELSGSIPNEIGKLKGLVSLSFHTNNLSGSIPPSLGNLTSLPLLHLYKNQLSGSIPKEFGNLKSIVDLEMSYNHLRGSIPASFGNLSKLAQLFLSVNNLSGPIPQEFCNLKNLVTLQLDGNQFSGHLPDIFQGGKLQNLSVDANQLTGHIPKSLKDCSSLVRVRLEGNQLIGSLSEDFGVYPHLYYLDLSHNKFYGEISENWSKCPKLQCLRMAGNNISGSIPPEFGDSTQLHRLDLSSNNLIGEIPSQLGKLSSLWELYLNGNHLSGGIPGEIGLLTELEKLDLSKNMLSGPIAAGNLENCIKLNYLNLSHNHFSQEIPGHFEKIFPLNEVDLSRNSLTGEIPSEIQRFQSLELLNLSHNNLSGLIPNAFEDMNWLVHIDISFNELEGPIPLSKAFINAAIEGLQGNKGLCGNVTGFQPCKNHFPVNHRMLVLVIVLALGGALLLLGAFVGFLFISDRRRRKSQAEDPSKYEHLFSIATYDGRAMYKDILKATKDFDATCCIGQGGYGTVYKAKLASANTVAVKKLHPLSTKDDCRGFLNEIRALTEIRHRNIVKLNGFCSHAKNSFLVYEYVERGSLASILSRDEEAKQLDWPKRVNIIKGVAYALSYMHHDCTPPIVHRDISSNNILIDEEYEARVSDFGTAKLLKLDSSNWSALAGTYGYVAPELAYTMKITEKCDVYSFGVLALEVIKGKHPGDFISSLSTPAVENVQLRHVLDQRPSTPSPEVEEVVMCIVKSAIACLHSDPQFRPTMGIVSKLLSTRTIP from the exons ATGGAGCTTTTGCAGAAACTACGCTGCCCTGTTTCTGTAATTATTTTTGCTATACTTTTTTCCTCAACGGATAGTGCCTTTGGTTCGGTTGAAGAGGCTAATGCTCTCCTCAAGTGGAAAGAAACCCTTCAGAGTGCCGATAGTTCTGTGCTAACCACATGGATGCTGAATCAAAAAAATGGCTCCAGTTCAAGTGCCAGTAGCCCATGCAACTGGTTTGGGGTTTCTTGCAATGCTGAAGGAAGCGTCACCCGGTTGAACCTCACGAATTCAGGCGTGAACGGTACTCTCGAAACCTTTTCATTCCCGTCATTTCCTAATCTCGTTTATCTTGATCTAAGCATGAATGAACTCTCTGGTCCTATCCCACCTCAAATCAGTTCACTCCCGCTTGTTTACCTTGATTTGTCAATTAATAAGTTTTCTGGAAATATTCCACCAGAAATTGGCCTCTTAACAAATCTTGAAATACTCCATTTCCTAGAAAATCAATTGGAAGGCTCAATTCCTCGAGAGATAGGCCAGTTGAAGTCTCTTTCTGAGCTTGCTTTGTACACCAATTATCTTAGTGGTCCTATCCCTTCTTCTTTGGGCAATTTGAGCAACTTGGTTGCTCTATACCTATATGACAATCAACTTTCTGGCTCCATCCCTAAAGAAATAGGAAACCCCTCCAATCTTGAGCTGGTTTTCTTGGATAACAATAGACTAACTGGTCCCATTCCATCAACTTTTGGAAACTTGAGTCGCTTGACTGTGCTGCACCTGTTCCACAATGAACTTTCCGGCTCCATACCCAATGAAATAGGAAAGTTGAAAGGATTAGTCAGCCTAAGCTTCCACACCAACAATCTTAGTGGGTCAATTCCACCGTCCTTGGGTAATCTgacctccctccctctcctccaTCTATACAAGAATCAACTTTCTGGTTCCATTCCCAAGGAATTTGGAAACTTGAAGTCTATTGTGGACTTAGAAATGAGCTATAACCACCTTAGAGGTTCCATTCCCGCTTCGTTTGGAAACTTGTCTAAATTAGCACAACTGTTCTTGAGTGTAAACAACCTTTCTGGTCCTATTCCACAAGAATTTTGCAATTTGAAAAACTTGGTCACTCTCCAACTGGACGGAAATCAATTTTCCGGCCATCTCCCAGATATTTTCCAAGGAGGGAAACTTCAAAATCTCAGCGTAGATGCCAACCAGTTAACGGGTCATATCCCTAAAAGTTTGAAAGACTGCTCAAGCCTAGTCAGAGTCCGCCTTGAAGGAAACCAACTAATTGGAAGCTTATCAGAAGATTTTGGGGTCTACCCACATCTCTACTACTTGGATCTAAGTCACAACAAGTTCTATGGTGAAATCTCTGAAAACTGGAGCAAGTGCCCGAAATTGCAATGCCTGCGGATGGCAGGGAACAATATCTCAGGCAGCATACCGCCGGAGTTTGGAGATTCAACCCAACTACATAGGCTTGATCTTTCTTCGAATAATTTGATAGGAGAGATTCCAAGTCAATTAGGGAAATTGAGTTCTTTATGGGAACTATATTTGAATGGCAACCATCTTTCCGGTGGTATACCAGGAGAAATCGGATTACTAACTGAACTAGAAAAGCTTGACCTGTCTAAAAACATGTTAAGTGGGCCAATAGCAGCTGGAAATCTAGAGAATTGCATCAAACTGAATTACCTGAACTTGAGCCACAACCATTTTAGCCAAGAAATCCCAGGTCATTTTGAAAAGATATTTCCTTTGAATGAAGTGGATCTCAGTCGAAATTCACTTACAGGGGAGATACCATCGGAGATCCAACGTTTCCAGAGTTTGGAGCTGTTAAACCTCTCCCACAACAATCTGTCTGGCTTAATTCCAAACGCTTTTGAAGACATGAATTGGTTGGTGCACATTGACATATCCTTCAATGAGTTGGAGGGCCCCATTCCCTTAAGCAAAGCCTTTATCAATGCTGCCATAGAGGGCCTCCAAGGGAACAAAGGCTTGTGCGGAAATGTCACAGGATTCCAGCcatgcaaaaatcattttccagtGAACCACCGGATGCTTGTTCTTGTAATCGTGCTCGCTCTTGGTGGAGCACTTTTACTTCTAGGTGCATTTGTCGGATTTTTATTCATTTCTGATCGAAGAAGGAGAAAATCACAAGCAGAAGATCCCTCCAAATATGAACATCTCTTCTCTATAGCAACCTACGATGGAAGAGCAATGTACAAGGATATCCTAAAAGCCACAAAGGATTTCGATGCCACGTGTTGCATTGGACAAGGAGGATATGGAACGGTCTACAAAGCAAAACTTGCATCAGCCAATACAGTGGCTGTGAAGAAGCTTCACCCCTTGTCTACTAAGGATGATTGTCGAGGTTTCTTGAACGAGATAAGGGCACTAACTGAAATCAGGCATCGCAACATAGTGAAGCTTAATGGGTTCTGTTCACATGCCAAGAACTCTTTCCTGGTTTATGAGTACGTAGAAAGGGGAAGCTTGGCTTCGATTTTAAGTAGAGACGAAGAAGCTAAACAATTGGATTGGCCAAAGAGGGTGAATATTATCAAAGGGGTTGCATATGCTTTGTCATACATGCACCATGATTGCACCCCACCAATTGTTCACCGTGACATATCGAGCAACAACATTTTGATTGATGAGGAGTATGAGGCTCGCGTTTCAGACTTCGGCACGGCTAAACTTTTGAAGTTGGATTCCTCCAATTGGAGTGCACTTGCAGGCACATATGGATATGTTGCACCAG AGCTTGCATACACAATGAAGATAACGGAAAAGTGTGATGTGTATAGTTTTGGAGTGTTAGCACTTGAAGTGATCAAGGGAAAGCATCCGGGAGATTTCATTTCCTCCCTGTCAACACCAGCTGTTGAAAATGTACAGCTGAGACACGTATTGGACCAACGCCCTTCAACCCCATCTCCTGAAGTTGAGGAGGTAGTGATGTGCATTGTGAAGTCGGCAATTGCATGCTTGCATTCCGATCCACAATTTAGACCAACCATGGGCATAGTTTCTAAACTGCTGTCTACAAGAACAATCCCTTAG